GCGCACCTTCACCCACATAAGCCTTGGCGAATTCCAGTCCGATGCCTCGTGCGGCTCCGGTAATCAGTGCCGTTTTTCCTTCGAGCCGTTTCATGCGATGCGCAGGCCCTCGGCGTCGAATTTCTGAATCTGATCAGGGCGCGGCGTCAGATGAATGCTGTCGCCGTGACGGAAGCTCACCTCGCCGGGCGCACGCACCGTGATTGTTTCGGCAAGACCGGTCTCGTGGATATGAAAGAAGGTGTCGGAGCCGAGATGTTCGGCAACGCCGACTTTACCCTGCCACGTTCCATCGCCCTGAGCCACGTCGATATGCTCGGGCCGCACGCCGATCGTGTGGGCGTTGTGTTTCGCAGCCTCTGACCCGTCGATAAGATTCATCTTTGGCGAGCCGATGAAACCGGCGACAAAGAGATTGGCCGGTTTGCGATACAGTTCTAGAGGCGAGCCGACCTGTTCGATATGGCCCGCGCGCAGAACCACAATCTTGTCGGCCATAGTCATGGCCTCCACCTGGTCGTGCGTGACATAGATCATCGTTGTTTCAAGCCGGTTGTGCAGTTCGCTTATTTCAAGGCGCATTCCGACCCGGAGCGCGGCGTCCAGGTTGGACAATGGCTCATCGAACAGAAAGGCCGCCGGTTCACGCACGATGGCGCGGCCGATGGCGACGCGCTGCCGCTGGCCGCCCGACAATTGCCCCGGGCGGCGGTCGAGATAGTCCGTCAGGTTGAGCGCTGCAGCAGCCTGCTCGATCCGGCGGTCCTGTTCAGCCTGATCAATTTTCGCCATACGCATCGGAAATGCGATGTTCTTGCGCACGCTCATGTGCGGATAGAGCGCATAGGACTGGAACACCATCGCCAGGCCGCGCTTGGCGGGTGGAATATTGGTGGCGTCCGTGCCGTCGATCTTGATCGTGCCGGAGGTGAGATCTTCCAGTCCGGCAATCAGCCGCAACAGTGTGGACTTGCCGCAGCCGGACGGTCCGACAAAGACCGCGAACTCGCCATCTTCGATCGTCAGGTCCAGAGGTGGGATCACCTCGACATCACCGAATTTCTTGGTGACTTTTTCAAGCTTGATCTGTCCCATGATGTCTTTCCTTATTTGACCGCGCCGAAGGTGAGACCGCGCACCAGCTGCTTCTGGCTGAACCAGCCAAGGATCAGGATCGGTGCGATGGCCATGGTCGAGGCCGCCGAGAGCTTGGCGTAAAACAGACCCTCGGGGCTGGAATAGCTGGCAATGAATGCGGTGAGTGGTGCAGCGTTTGCAGCCGTCAGATTGAGCGTCCAGAACGCTTCGTTCCAGGCGAGAATGAAATTCAGGAGGATCGTCGAGGCGATGCCGGGCACGGCCATCGGCGTCAGGACATAAAAGATTTCCTCACGCAGGGATGCGCCGTCCATACGGGCCGCCTCAAGAATTTCCGCCGGAATCTCCCTGAAATAGGTGTAGAGCATCCAGACGATAATCGGCAGGTTGATGAGCATCAGGACGATGGTCAATCCGACCCGCGTATCCAGCAGTCCAAGCTGAATGAACAGCAGATAGATCGGATAAAGAACGCCGACCGCAGGCAGCATCTTGGTGGAGAGCATCCAAAGCAGAATGTCTTTGGTCCGTCTCGAGGGCACAAAGGCCATCGACCATGCCGCAGGCACCGCAATGATGATACCCAACACTGTCGATCCACCGGCGATGATGACCGAGTTCCACAAAAAGCGCAGATAGTCGGACCGTTCCTGTACGACGGCGTAGTTCTCGAGTGTCCAGTCAAAAAACAGGAAGATGGGTGGATCGTTGATCGCCTGCGCTTCCGTTTTGAAGCTGGTCAGGAACGTCCACAGGATCGGAAAGAATATCAGCAGGCCGATCAGCCATGCGAGCGCAGTATTGAACGCTTTACGGTTGGTGGTGACAGCTCGGGCCATGGTCTATCTCCTCACGCGTCCAGGTTCTTGCCGACGATGCGCATCAGGAAGATCGCAACGATGTTGGCGAGTATGATGGCGTAGATACCGCCCGCAGAACCCAAGCCGACATTCTGGCTTTCCAGCACACGCTGGAAGATCAGATAGGTCAGGGTCTTGGTGCCGAAGGCGCCGCCGGTGGTGACGAAGATCTCCGCGAAGATCGACAGGAGAAAGATCGTCTGGATCAGGATGACGATTGTGATGGCGCGGCTGAGATGCGGCAGGATGATATACCAGAAGCGGCTGAGCAACGGTGCGCCGTCCATCTCCGCCGCTTCAAGCTGCTCGCTGTCGAGCGACTGGATTGCGGTCAACAGGATCAGCGTCGCAAAGGGGAGCCATTGCCAGCTGACAATCATGATGAGCGACGGGAGGGCCGCCTGACTCAACCATTCCACCGGTGTGGCGCCGACTGCCTTCCAGAGATAGGACAGCAACCCGTTGTTGGGGTCCATGAACATGTTTTTCCACACCAGAGCCGAGACGGTGGGCATGACGAAAAACGGTGCAATCACGAGAATGCGGACGACGCCCTGCCCCCACATGGGCTGATCCAGCAACATGGCCAGCAAAACGCCGAGGACCACAGTGACGATCAGAACCCCTCCAACGATGATGAGGGTCGCCTGGATGCTGGGCCAGAAAGAACTGGAGCCAACGAACCGGACGTAGTTGGCAAACCCCACCCATTCCAGCCCATTGGCCATGGAGTCGCCTCTGAGCGGGAGATACTTCTTGAACGAAAAGAACAGCGTCATCGTCAGGGGCACCAGCATCCAGCCCAGAAGCAGGATTACTGCGGGTGCCATCATGATGCGGGCTGCGGAACGGGAATGCTGGGTCGCCATGACAAACCTCCTCTGTTGGCGCACTGTGACGCCAGTTCAGATGATCGGTAAAGGGTGTTGCGGCTTTTGGATTGCCGGAGGGCGGGAGACGCATGCGCCGCCCTCCGGGCTTGCCTCCAGGAGGAGAGGCTTTAACGGTAGCCGGCGGCTTCCATTGCGTCGTTGGTCAGGGCCTGTGCCTTCGCCAACGCTTCTTCCACAGATTGCTGCCCCGCATAGGCCGCGGAGAACTCCTGGCTGACTTCCGTGCCGATTCCGGCAAACTCCGGGATCGCGACAAACTGGATGCCAACATAAGGAACCGGCTTGACTGTCGGATTGTTCGGATCGGCGGCCAGGATCGAATCCAGGGTCATCTTGGCGAACGGGATATCCTTGTAGTTCGGATTCTCGTAGAGCGACGTGCGTGCGCCCGGAGGCACGTTGGCCCATCCCTCTTTCTCGGCGACCAGTTCAATGTAGCCGTTCGAGGTCGCCCATTCGATGAACTCTTTGGCGGCATCGGCTTTCTGCGTGCCGGCAGGGATTGCCAGCGCCCAGGCCCAGAGCCAGTTCGACTTCTTGTCGACGCCTTCGCTGTTTGGCGCCAGTGCAAAACCAACCTTGTCAGCCACGGTGGAGTCGTTGGGGTTGGTCACGAAGGACGCGGCAACGGTCGCATCGATCCACATGCCACATCTGCCCTGCTGGAACAGCGAGAGGTTTTCATTAAAACCGTTGGTCGCATAACCCGAAGGGCCGGACTCATTCATCATGTCGACAAAGAAGTTGAGCGCTTCGGCCCATTCCGGCTGATCGAACTGCGCGTTCCAGTTTTCATCGAACCAGCGGGCGCCAAAGGAGTTACCGGTGACCGTGATGAAGGCACCGCCTTCACCCCAGCCCGCCTTGCCACGAAGGCAGATACCGTTAATGTCGTTGTCGCGATCCGTCATGGCCGCGGCCGCTTTGCGGATGAACTGCCAGGTCGG
This portion of the Hoeflea prorocentri genome encodes:
- a CDS encoding ABC transporter substrate-binding protein; this translates as MYSKTSFVTATAAALLMTGSALAETLTIATVNNGDMIRMQGLTDDFTKKTGHEVEWVTLEENVLRQRVTTDITTKGGAFDLMTIGMYETPIWGKNGWLVPLDDLSAEYNVDDLLPAMRAGLSHDGTLYAAPFYGESSMIMYRTDLMEKAGLEMPDAPTWQFIRKAAAAMTDRDNDINGICLRGKAGWGEGGAFITVTGNSFGARWFDENWNAQFDQPEWAEALNFFVDMMNESGPSGYATNGFNENLSLFQQGRCGMWIDATVAASFVTNPNDSTVADKVGFALAPNSEGVDKKSNWLWAWALAIPAGTQKADAAKEFIEWATSNGYIELVAEKEGWANVPPGARTSLYENPNYKDIPFAKMTLDSILAADPNNPTVKPVPYVGIQFVAIPEFAGIGTEVSQEFSAAYAGQQSVEEALAKAQALTNDAMEAAGYR
- a CDS encoding carbohydrate ABC transporter permease, translating into MARAVTTNRKAFNTALAWLIGLLIFFPILWTFLTSFKTEAQAINDPPIFLFFDWTLENYAVVQERSDYLRFLWNSVIIAGGSTVLGIIIAVPAAWSMAFVPSRRTKDILLWMLSTKMLPAVGVLYPIYLLFIQLGLLDTRVGLTIVLMLINLPIIVWMLYTYFREIPAEILEAARMDGASLREEIFYVLTPMAVPGIASTILLNFILAWNEAFWTLNLTAANAAPLTAFIASYSSPEGLFYAKLSAASTMAIAPILILGWFSQKQLVRGLTFGAVK
- a CDS encoding carbohydrate ABC transporter permease — protein: MATQHSRSAARIMMAPAVILLLGWMLVPLTMTLFFSFKKYLPLRGDSMANGLEWVGFANYVRFVGSSSFWPSIQATLIIVGGVLIVTVVLGVLLAMLLDQPMWGQGVVRILVIAPFFVMPTVSALVWKNMFMDPNNGLLSYLWKAVGATPVEWLSQAALPSLIMIVSWQWLPFATLILLTAIQSLDSEQLEAAEMDGAPLLSRFWYIILPHLSRAITIVILIQTIFLLSIFAEIFVTTGGAFGTKTLTYLIFQRVLESQNVGLGSAGGIYAIILANIVAIFLMRIVGKNLDA
- a CDS encoding ABC transporter ATP-binding protein; protein product: MGQIKLEKVTKKFGDVEVIPPLDLTIEDGEFAVFVGPSGCGKSTLLRLIAGLEDLTSGTIKIDGTDATNIPPAKRGLAMVFQSYALYPHMSVRKNIAFPMRMAKIDQAEQDRRIEQAAAALNLTDYLDRRPGQLSGGQRQRVAIGRAIVREPAAFLFDEPLSNLDAALRVGMRLEISELHNRLETTMIYVTHDQVEAMTMADKIVVLRAGHIEQVGSPLELYRKPANLFVAGFIGSPKMNLIDGSEAAKHNAHTIGVRPEHIDVAQGDGTWQGKVGVAEHLGSDTFFHIHETGLAETITVRAPGEVSFRHGDSIHLTPRPDQIQKFDAEGLRIA